A portion of the Cryptomeria japonica chromosome 5, Sugi_1.0, whole genome shotgun sequence genome contains these proteins:
- the LOC131049962 gene encoding oxygen-evolving enhancer protein 2, chloroplastic, giving the protein MATATPATLLRATSFSSGRRSFISSSSVKPSSSKLVVTCRAQKQTPTPEEVLPSAVTRRFALTLLAGAAAVSTKVSPADAAYGEAANVFGAPKKNTDFVTYNGEGFKILIPAKWNPSKEVEYPGQVLRYEDNFDGNSNISVMVTPTDKKNISDFGSPQEFLSQVDYLLGKQAYSGKTASEGGFDTNAVATASLLESGNPVINGKQYYTLSVLTRTADGDEGGKHQLISATVSDGKLYVCKAQAGDKRWFKGARKFVESATSSFNVA; this is encoded by the exons ATGGCTACTGCTACGCCTGCAACTCTGCTCCGTGCGACATCCTTCTCCTCTGGCAGAAGATCCTTCATCTCCTCCTCATCTGTTAAGCCCTCCTCTTCCAAACTTGTGGTCACATGCCGTGCACAGAAGCAAACCCCAACCCCTGAAGAGGTTTTGCCCTCCGCCGTCACACGCAGGTTCGCTCTCACTCTTCTGGCGGGAGCAGCGGCCGTCAGTACCAAAGTTTCTCCAGCAGACGCTGCTTATGGAGAAGCCG CAAATGTGTTTGGAGCGCCAAAGAAGAACACGGATTTCGTCACCTACAATGGAGAGGGATTCAAGATATTGATCCCGGCAAAATGGAACCCTAGCAAGGAAGTGGAGTACCCGGGGCAGGTTCTGAGATACGAGGACAATTTTGATGGTAACAGCAATATTTCCGTCATGGTTACGCCCACCGATAAGAAAAATATCAGTGATTTTGGTTCTCCTCAGGAATTCCTTTCTCAG GTAGATTATTTACTTGGAAAACAAGCTTATTCTGGAAAGACAGCATCAGAG GGAGGATTTGACACCAATGCGGTAGCAACTGCATCTTTGTTAGAGTCTGGAAATCCCGTGATCAATGGGAAGCAATACTACACCTTATCTGTGTTAACAAGAACTGCTGATGGGGATGAAGGAGGGAAACATCAACTCATCTCAGCAACTGTATCTGATGGGAAGTTGTATGTATGCAAGGCTCAAGCTGGTGACAAGAGATGGTTTAAAGGAGCAAGGAAGTTTGTTGAAAGTGCAACAAGTTCCTTCAATGTTGCTTAA